One Ammoniphilus sp. CFH 90114 genomic region harbors:
- a CDS encoding alpha/beta fold hydrolase — protein sequence MNRLQVNGFSMSYEKWGEGENTLLLIHGNLGSKQWWNLVKEELASHFTVYMVDLRGCGQSEKPTDGYSVPQYGEDVVSFIKQMGISHFSLVGHSMGGVIAMDVASKIPDQVDKLILLNPAPADGFVTSEDKYQIIEQYSTNRELLKSALTAVVPKGAHTPLFLDLVEDAWNSTHTAIPNAQSLGTIDYSEWAATFAKPTLLLFGEQDVLISLEDMKRTIECFKDGKLITHPGVGHSPQVEDPEWFVRETLEFLLTKK from the coding sequence ATGAACCGATTGCAGGTAAATGGATTTTCCATGTCCTATGAAAAGTGGGGGGAAGGAGAAAATACTCTTCTTCTCATCCACGGCAACCTGGGAAGCAAGCAATGGTGGAATCTTGTGAAAGAGGAGCTGGCTAGCCACTTCACGGTTTATATGGTGGATTTAAGAGGTTGTGGGCAGTCAGAAAAACCAACGGATGGCTACTCGGTACCGCAATATGGGGAGGATGTAGTCTCCTTTATCAAACAAATGGGAATCTCCCACTTTTCACTTGTCGGTCATTCCATGGGTGGAGTCATCGCCATGGATGTCGCTTCAAAAATCCCAGATCAAGTGGATAAGTTAATCTTGCTTAACCCAGCTCCCGCGGATGGCTTTGTTACTTCCGAGGATAAATATCAGATCATTGAGCAGTATTCCACGAATCGTGAATTGCTCAAGTCCGCTTTAACCGCTGTGGTGCCCAAGGGAGCCCATACTCCGTTATTCTTGGATCTGGTTGAAGATGCTTGGAACAGTACGCATACAGCCATACCGAATGCCCAGTCGCTCGGAACTATTGATTATTCGGAATGGGCAGCTACATTCGCGAAGCCTACATTACTTCTCTTTGGAGAGCAGGATGTACTGATTTCACTAGAGGATATGAAGCGGACCATCGAATGCTTTAAAGACGGGAAGCTGATCACTCATCCTGGCGTAGGACATTCTCCGCAGGTGGAAGATCCGGAGTGGTTTGTCAGAGAGACTTTAGAGTTTTTGTTAACGAAAAAATGA
- a CDS encoding transposase, which yields MKKNRLLEFAHRFTDEPSCRQLLGQVKEKKQAAPCCPHCESSSVVRYGKYRDRQRYKCKACLRTFNDFTNTPLHGTHFPHKWIKFLECLMDGSSLQFSAMKVGVSYVTLFYWRHKIIHALDKIDQLKSPRHQKVTYPEDNQGYIWVYFYPPTYKVYEYEQRPFTIWIGWFIGIGRKYLDRYVSWFRFVHKNKSDFRVEPLEVMSKLLLQACSISLGQTYDSVKNIAAA from the coding sequence TTGAAGAAAAATCGCCTGCTTGAATTCGCACACCGCTTTACCGATGAACCATCTTGCCGCCAGTTACTTGGTCAAGTGAAAGAAAAAAAGCAAGCAGCCCCTTGTTGCCCCCACTGTGAGAGCTCCTCTGTTGTCCGCTATGGAAAATATCGTGACCGTCAACGATATAAATGCAAAGCCTGCTTAAGAACTTTCAATGATTTTACGAACACCCCTCTTCATGGTACCCATTTTCCTCATAAATGGATTAAGTTCCTAGAATGTTTGATGGACGGATCCTCCTTGCAGTTCTCCGCTATGAAGGTTGGAGTCTCTTATGTTACGCTTTTTTATTGGCGACATAAGATTATTCATGCACTTGATAAAATTGATCAGCTAAAATCACCCCGTCATCAAAAGGTTACGTATCCTGAAGATAACCAAGGGTATATTTGGGTTTACTTTTATCCCCCAACATATAAAGTCTATGAGTATGAGCAGAGACCTTTTACAATATGGATCGGATGGTTTATTGGGATTGGCCGTAAATATCTAGATAGATACGTTTCTTGGTTTAGATTTGTTCATAAGAATAAGTCGGACTTTAGGGTAGAACCTCTTGAGGTAATGAGCAAACTCCTTCTTCAAGCATGTTCTATTTCCCTTGGACAAACTTATGATAGTGTGAAAAATATAGCAGCAGCTTAA
- a CDS encoding branched-chain amino acid ABC transporter permease, producing the protein MKTEAKVFRSTLDKKMLWNRSLATQLVILAGMLAFPLIFDSRSTMIMVSQMFILGVFAMSYDILLGYTGIISFGHAMFFGLGSYATAIMMKQWDNTFGVLLVAVLVTVGLAFIISLFIGFLSLRLKATFYAMITLAFAELFFIVAEKWRTLTQGNDGFTFAIPKLLSDRLTFYYVACIFMVVMYLLLKRFIESPVGKVLVAVRENEQRTESLGYQVVHYKIIAKHCSWCIGFFSRDHVRFVD; encoded by the coding sequence ATGAAAACAGAGGCAAAGGTTTTTCGGTCCACATTAGACAAAAAGATGCTATGGAATCGTTCATTAGCCACCCAACTTGTCATCCTAGCTGGAATGCTGGCTTTTCCCCTTATCTTTGACTCTCGCAGTACGATGATCATGGTCTCTCAGATGTTTATCCTTGGCGTATTTGCCATGTCCTATGACATCCTGCTTGGATATACGGGAATCATCTCGTTTGGGCATGCTATGTTCTTTGGTTTGGGCTCCTATGCTACAGCCATCATGATGAAGCAATGGGATAATACCTTCGGCGTTCTCTTGGTGGCGGTACTAGTTACGGTTGGTTTGGCCTTTATCATCAGTTTGTTTATCGGGTTCCTCTCGCTGCGTTTGAAGGCAACCTTTTACGCGATGATAACCCTTGCGTTTGCTGAGTTGTTCTTCATTGTAGCAGAAAAATGGAGAACGCTGACCCAAGGAAATGATGGATTTACCTTTGCGATTCCGAAGCTGCTCAGCGACAGACTGACGTTTTACTATGTCGCTTGTATCTTTATGGTTGTGATGTATCTTCTTCTTAAAAGATTCATAGAATCTCCGGTAGGGAAAGTGTTGGTAGCCGTACGAGAAAATGAGCAGCGGACAGAATCGCTGGGCTATCAAGTCGTCCATTACAAAATCATTGCCAAACATTGTAGCTGGTGTATCGGCTTCTTTAGCAGGGATCATGTACGCTTTGTCGATTAA
- a CDS encoding BTAD domain-containing putative transcriptional regulator, with the protein MNWRSPVLMSKLTPPLVKSNILRRVDLERKLRSTLGYSLTLLYSGPGYGKSTALSLLARDAKLPVCWYSVSEHDDDMFPFLIHLIHSVRTQFPAFGEELLRNLNQGDWYFNHEELNYFSRLILNEFYLISQEPFIMIIDDFHYTAHSHLITEWMKLFVQNLPQHVHLVLSSRIKPDWDFLYSMKLKNLILEIGQKDLSFQMDEIEVLFQDQFELDIPASELKLLFQKTEGWAISLNMIWQQLREGADLASLLESQGEMDDLFHFMALEVLSKQSLETQSFLIRSSILTELNEEAAQFLLGIPDAGDFLQKLVQRHTFITYLGSGEYRYHALFREFLQQQLLKKNDQYEWLHRKAAHFYKLKGLYNQAIYHYRIIRAYPEMGELLSQFGETKVLNGEFESFTELLKVIPERVMDDYYALWFYKGEIHRYRCNYQDAIEDYVRSYECAQKLGDVTGQVRGLEGQAKVYLDTIQPGKADHLLREAITLLGDSSSGQKARVIHLIAENLINKGKPEEAEFWFKEIEKLPRGTEESELQARFYLRTGRLQNCKSLLERKLQQEDAGHYRLSNSHRETSLLLSIVSSFLGQSEDAKRYAEKGLLQGTEAKSPFVEAVGWMRLGHASLIHTNSYSLETIQQCYNNALNLMEDVQIPRGKAEPLMGLCVLHGLEGNLELAIQYGEAAFQESEAAQDHWFSTLVSLCLGVSYAASSEWEKGKELLLQTFQRFVEVGDSFGCTVTLLWLSYVDYSMGEWDGFTHHIQQFLERMQVGDYLFLLHRRTLFSPKDIQKMAPMLLEAQKRKVKSGYVNHLLQEMGLEKVSSHPGYTLRVETLGQFRVWLGDVEIDEKGWQRDKAKQLFQLLITRRKHLLPKEEIYHLLWGETDEEVAGRDFKVALNALNKALEPGRKARSNPFYIQRHGSSYGLNLASGYRLDSEEFEILVQKGLDHKHAVSAKDCLRKAMELYKGDYLPECRYEDWSIEEKERLRVLYLRAAERLANLYVQFEDYDEVIACCEKIIQTDPCAEEAYRLIMYSYAMMNNRTLAIKYYHKCEEKLKEELGIRPSSLTQQLHRNILYSEPLKLA; encoded by the coding sequence ATGAATTGGAGAAGCCCGGTATTGATGTCGAAGTTGACGCCGCCTCTAGTAAAGTCGAATATTTTACGAAGAGTAGATTTAGAGAGAAAACTGAGGTCTACCCTTGGTTATTCTCTCACTCTTCTTTATTCTGGACCGGGTTATGGAAAGAGTACGGCTCTTAGCCTTTTGGCTAGGGATGCGAAGTTGCCTGTGTGCTGGTATAGTGTTTCGGAACATGATGATGATATGTTTCCGTTTCTAATTCATTTGATTCATTCGGTGCGTACTCAGTTCCCTGCATTTGGGGAGGAACTTCTGCGGAATCTGAATCAGGGGGATTGGTATTTCAATCATGAAGAATTGAATTATTTTTCCCGTTTAATTCTTAACGAGTTTTATTTAATTTCACAAGAACCTTTTATTATGATCATAGATGATTTTCATTATACGGCTCATTCTCATCTTATTACCGAGTGGATGAAGCTGTTTGTACAGAATTTGCCGCAGCACGTTCATCTTGTCTTGTCGAGCCGGATCAAGCCAGATTGGGACTTTTTATACTCCATGAAGCTGAAGAATCTTATTTTAGAAATTGGTCAAAAGGATCTTTCTTTTCAAATGGATGAGATTGAAGTGTTGTTCCAGGATCAATTCGAGCTAGATATTCCCGCTTCAGAGCTAAAATTACTGTTTCAGAAGACGGAAGGGTGGGCGATTTCTTTAAATATGATTTGGCAGCAGCTTCGCGAAGGGGCAGATTTGGCTTCTTTATTGGAGAGTCAAGGGGAGATGGACGATTTATTTCACTTTATGGCTCTTGAGGTGCTGTCTAAACAATCTTTGGAGACGCAGAGTTTTTTAATTCGTTCGTCCATTCTCACGGAGCTTAATGAGGAAGCAGCGCAGTTTCTCTTGGGCATTCCCGATGCCGGAGATTTTTTGCAAAAGCTGGTTCAGCGCCATACCTTTATTACGTATCTTGGTTCAGGTGAATATCGATATCATGCTTTGTTCCGGGAATTTCTGCAACAGCAGCTTCTAAAGAAGAATGATCAATATGAGTGGCTTCATCGAAAGGCCGCCCATTTTTACAAGCTGAAAGGACTGTATAATCAAGCGATCTATCACTATCGGATCATCCGAGCTTATCCCGAAATGGGGGAGTTGCTGAGTCAATTCGGAGAGACCAAGGTGTTGAACGGCGAGTTTGAAAGCTTTACCGAGTTGCTCAAGGTGATTCCAGAGCGTGTGATGGATGACTATTATGCTTTGTGGTTTTATAAAGGAGAAATCCATCGCTATCGCTGCAACTATCAAGATGCCATTGAAGATTATGTGAGGTCTTATGAATGTGCACAGAAGTTAGGGGATGTTACGGGGCAGGTTCGAGGTTTGGAAGGGCAGGCCAAGGTTTACTTAGATACGATCCAACCAGGGAAAGCAGACCATTTGCTGCGTGAGGCCATCACGCTTTTGGGGGATTCCTCGTCAGGCCAGAAGGCCAGGGTGATTCATCTTATTGCGGAAAATCTCATTAATAAGGGGAAGCCGGAGGAAGCCGAGTTTTGGTTTAAAGAGATTGAGAAGTTGCCGAGAGGTACGGAGGAAAGTGAACTTCAAGCGAGGTTCTATTTAAGGACGGGTCGATTGCAAAATTGTAAAAGCCTTCTTGAACGTAAGCTGCAGCAGGAGGATGCGGGACATTATCGGTTGTCCAATTCTCACCGGGAAACTTCTTTGCTTTTATCCATCGTATCTTCTTTTTTAGGTCAATCCGAGGATGCAAAGCGTTATGCGGAAAAAGGGCTTTTACAAGGGACGGAGGCAAAATCTCCTTTTGTCGAGGCAGTAGGGTGGATGAGGTTAGGCCACGCTTCTCTTATCCATACGAATTCCTATTCTTTAGAGACGATTCAGCAATGTTATAATAACGCTTTGAATTTAATGGAGGATGTACAAATTCCTCGTGGAAAAGCCGAGCCGCTCATGGGGCTGTGTGTTCTTCATGGCCTTGAGGGAAATCTAGAGCTCGCGATTCAATATGGGGAGGCTGCTTTTCAGGAGAGTGAAGCGGCACAGGATCATTGGTTTTCTACTCTCGTTTCGCTTTGTCTGGGGGTTTCGTATGCAGCTTCGTCAGAATGGGAAAAGGGTAAAGAGCTCTTACTTCAGACGTTCCAACGTTTTGTTGAAGTGGGAGATTCCTTTGGCTGTACCGTCACTCTTTTATGGCTAAGCTATGTGGATTACTCTATGGGCGAGTGGGACGGATTTACGCATCATATTCAACAATTTTTGGAGCGGATGCAGGTCGGGGATTATCTGTTTTTGCTACATAGACGTACCTTGTTTAGTCCAAAGGATATTCAAAAAATGGCGCCCATGTTACTTGAAGCTCAAAAACGTAAGGTCAAGTCGGGTTATGTCAATCATCTTCTTCAAGAGATGGGTTTGGAAAAGGTCTCTTCTCATCCAGGCTACACGTTGCGCGTTGAAACGCTTGGGCAGTTCCGTGTCTGGCTCGGCGATGTGGAGATTGATGAAAAAGGTTGGCAACGCGATAAGGCGAAGCAGTTGTTTCAACTACTCATTACCCGTCGGAAACACCTGCTTCCTAAAGAAGAGATCTATCACTTGCTTTGGGGAGAGACTGATGAAGAAGTGGCAGGGCGAGATTTCAAAGTTGCTTTAAATGCTTTGAATAAAGCTCTGGAGCCTGGCAGGAAGGCCAGATCCAATCCTTTCTACATTCAACGCCACGGTTCTTCTTATGGATTAAATTTAGCGTCGGGTTACCGGTTGGATTCGGAAGAGTTTGAGATTCTTGTCCAGAAAGGGCTGGACCACAAGCATGCTGTTTCTGCGAAGGACTGTCTTAGAAAAGCTATGGAGCTTTACAAAGGGGACTACCTCCCGGAATGCCGCTATGAAGATTGGTCTATTGAAGAGAAGGAAAGGCTGCGTGTGCTTTATTTGCGTGCGGCGGAACGCTTAGCCAATCTGTATGTTCAATTCGAGGATTATGATGAAGTGATTGCTTGCTGTGAAAAGATTATCCAAACAGATCCATGCGCGGAAGAAGCCTATCGTCTTATCATGTATAGCTATGCGATGATGAACAACCGGACACTTGCTATCAAGTATTATCACAAGTGTGAAGAAAAGCTGAAGGAGGAGCTAGGGATACGCCCCTCTTCCTTAACCCAGCAGCTTCACCGGAATATTCTTTATTCTGAGCCTTTGAAACTAGCTTAA
- a CDS encoding substrate-binding domain-containing protein produces the protein MKRLFASILTASMMLVTACGGGGNEAATGSTEQAPIKIGIVTSKTGVLEAYGNQMLNGFELGIDYATDGKREIDGRKIEIVVEDTQTKPDIAVQKATKLLEQDNVDLLVGSASSADTLAILPLVEEFNKVMVVEPAVADSITGSEWNRHIFRTARNSSQDAAAGAAAIAGPGVKIATLAPDYAFGRDGTAAFVSVAKKLGADIVLEEFADPKATDFTANVQKIIDAKPDYVFVIWAGANAPWKNLIDMKLPEKGIKISTGAPDIAALKTMSNLEGMEGFSVYYNELPDNKINSWLVEEHKKRFNSVPDLFTAGGMSAAISIVEGIKKAGSTDADALIAAMEGMEFDTPKGKMKFRAEDHQAMQTLYAIKLEKKDGYDHLVPTLLRELSPEETEPPILNK, from the coding sequence ATGAAACGCCTTTTTGCTAGCATTCTCACAGCATCCATGATGCTCGTGACAGCCTGTGGCGGCGGAGGAAATGAAGCGGCAACGGGATCGACGGAACAAGCTCCGATTAAGATTGGAATTGTTACATCGAAGACGGGAGTCCTTGAGGCTTACGGGAATCAGATGTTGAACGGCTTTGAATTAGGGATTGATTATGCAACGGACGGCAAGCGGGAGATTGACGGCCGCAAGATTGAGATTGTAGTGGAGGACACGCAAACGAAACCGGATATCGCGGTGCAAAAGGCAACGAAGCTGCTAGAACAGGACAATGTCGATCTTCTTGTCGGAAGTGCCAGCTCGGCGGATACGCTAGCCATTCTTCCCTTAGTAGAAGAGTTTAATAAAGTAATGGTCGTAGAACCGGCTGTTGCCGATAGTATTACGGGATCGGAGTGGAACCGTCATATTTTCCGTACCGCGCGCAACTCTTCTCAGGATGCAGCCGCTGGAGCGGCAGCGATTGCGGGGCCAGGGGTGAAAATTGCTACCCTAGCGCCGGATTATGCTTTCGGACGGGATGGTACGGCTGCTTTTGTGAGTGTGGCGAAGAAGCTTGGCGCAGATATTGTTCTAGAAGAATTTGCAGATCCTAAGGCAACTGATTTTACAGCGAATGTACAGAAAATTATTGATGCTAAACCGGATTATGTGTTTGTGATTTGGGCGGGGGCCAATGCTCCTTGGAAGAATCTAATCGATATGAAGCTTCCTGAGAAGGGAATTAAGATTTCTACAGGGGCACCGGATATTGCCGCATTGAAGACGATGAGCAACTTAGAAGGAATGGAAGGATTCAGCGTTTATTACAATGAGCTTCCAGATAACAAGATTAATTCGTGGTTGGTGGAGGAGCACAAGAAGCGTTTTAACTCGGTACCCGACTTGTTCACAGCGGGTGGTATGTCAGCTGCAATCTCGATTGTAGAGGGAATTAAGAAGGCAGGTTCGACGGATGCCGATGCTTTAATCGCAGCGATGGAGGGAATGGAGTTTGATACACCAAAAGGTAAAATGAAATTCCGTGCTGAAGACCACCAAGCGATGCAAACACTTTATGCTATCAAGCTGGAGAAGAAGGACGGATATGACCATTTAGTGCCTACGTTGCTTCGTGAGTTATCTCCGGAAGAAACGGAGCCACCAATCTTGAATAAGTAG
- a CDS encoding long-chain fatty acid--CoA ligase, whose product MWETDWLSSRARLTPDREAVVELGTGSRWTFLQLDERVWRAVGFLQKQGVKKGDRVALISPNAVGCLELLFACGRMGAIFVPLNFRLGVAEWDYILEDCQPKLLFYHPSMQSTLPGNISAYSTDEYVDEAGGPIDLSESVGLEDPYLIIYTGGTTGRPKGVVLSHKNVFWNSINTIVSWGIKEEDITLTYLPMFHTGGLNALSLPILHMGGKVILGQKFDPLEAIQTLEEERCSIVLMVPTMYHMVITHPAFAEASFQTVHTFLSGGAPCPHSIYEVFEKRGLRFKEGYGLTEAGPNNYYIHPLDALRKRGSVGKPMFHSQVKIVGETGEEVKPNEVGELYIQGHHVFDYYYNKPEETRLAKQDGWLQTGDLAKRDVEGYYYIVGRKKDMIITGGENVYPQEIEHLLDQHPSIDEVAVVGLPDPKWGEVVSAAIVLKTGERILEQEVAEYVASHLGRYKVPKKIFFVEELAKTPIGKIDRKQIVHQLQVL is encoded by the coding sequence ATGTGGGAGACAGATTGGTTATCAAGCCGAGCGCGCTTGACCCCTGATCGGGAGGCGGTTGTGGAGTTAGGTACAGGCAGTCGCTGGACTTTTCTTCAACTCGATGAGCGAGTGTGGCGGGCTGTAGGCTTTTTGCAAAAACAAGGGGTAAAAAAAGGGGATCGAGTTGCCTTAATTTCACCGAATGCTGTAGGCTGCTTAGAGTTGCTGTTTGCTTGCGGGAGGATGGGAGCAATTTTTGTTCCTCTTAACTTTCGCCTAGGGGTAGCGGAGTGGGATTACATATTGGAAGATTGCCAACCGAAGCTATTGTTTTATCATCCATCCATGCAGAGTACGCTTCCGGGGAATATCTCGGCCTACAGTACAGATGAGTATGTGGATGAAGCTGGGGGACCTATTGATCTAAGTGAGTCAGTTGGACTCGAGGACCCGTATTTGATTATTTATACGGGAGGGACAACGGGGAGGCCGAAGGGAGTTGTTCTCTCTCATAAAAATGTGTTTTGGAATTCGATTAACACGATTGTCAGTTGGGGTATTAAAGAGGAAGATATTACCCTGACGTATCTGCCAATGTTTCATACCGGAGGGCTAAATGCACTCTCTCTACCAATTCTACATATGGGTGGGAAGGTCATTTTAGGACAAAAGTTTGATCCTCTTGAGGCGATTCAGACGTTAGAGGAGGAGCGTTGCTCGATCGTTCTCATGGTGCCGACGATGTATCATATGGTGATTACTCACCCGGCTTTCGCGGAGGCTTCGTTTCAAACTGTTCATACCTTCTTGTCCGGTGGTGCGCCTTGTCCGCATTCCATCTATGAAGTCTTCGAGAAGCGAGGGTTGCGATTTAAAGAAGGGTATGGGTTAACGGAAGCTGGGCCGAATAACTATTATATTCATCCGTTGGATGCGTTAAGGAAGCGTGGCTCGGTGGGAAAGCCGATGTTTCACTCACAGGTGAAGATTGTGGGTGAGACGGGAGAAGAAGTCAAGCCCAACGAGGTGGGGGAGCTCTATATTCAGGGGCATCATGTTTTCGATTACTACTATAATAAGCCCGAGGAAACAAGACTAGCTAAGCAAGATGGTTGGCTTCAAACGGGCGATTTAGCGAAGCGCGATGTGGAGGGCTACTATTATATCGTGGGGCGAAAGAAGGATATGATCATTACGGGCGGGGAAAATGTCTATCCACAAGAAATCGAGCATTTACTAGACCAGCATCCATCTATAGATGAGGTGGCTGTGGTAGGATTACCTGATCCGAAGTGGGGAGAAGTCGTGTCTGCGGCTATCGTGTTAAAGACGGGCGAGAGGATCTTGGAGCAAGAGGTGGCGGAGTATGTCGCTTCCCACTTAGGAAGGTACAAGGTTCCGAAGAAAATCTTTTTCGTTGAAGAGCTTGCCAAGACCCCCATCGGGAAAATCGATCGAAAACAGATCGTTCACCAGCTTCAGGTGTTGTAA
- a CDS encoding ABC transporter ATP-binding protein: protein MSSNSIILETKDLTISFGGHTAVNQVSLQVPAYQFKSIIGPNGAGKTTFFNLLSGQLKPTMGQVLFKGQDVTKLSPAERARKGIGRSFQISNVFPQLTVMENVRLAVQAQAGILYNFFSHFKRFKSFEEKSYHLLETVLLEKKADHLAKNLAHGEKRKLEIAMLLALESEILLFDEPTAGMSLEEVPAILEVIQKIKEKKDRTIILIEHKMDMVLDLSDSLTVLFNGKLLADGTPEEIMNNHLVQTAYLGGLYDDAS, encoded by the coding sequence ATGAGTTCGAATTCGATAATTCTTGAAACCAAGGATCTGACCATCTCGTTTGGTGGGCATACAGCCGTCAATCAAGTTTCACTTCAGGTTCCAGCTTATCAGTTCAAGTCTATTATTGGTCCGAATGGTGCTGGGAAGACGACGTTTTTTAATCTATTAAGCGGGCAGCTGAAGCCAACGATGGGGCAAGTGCTTTTTAAGGGGCAAGATGTTACGAAGCTTTCTCCAGCAGAAAGGGCGAGGAAGGGGATTGGGAGATCCTTTCAGATTAGCAACGTGTTCCCTCAACTAACCGTGATGGAAAATGTAAGGCTAGCCGTGCAAGCTCAGGCAGGTATCTTGTATAATTTCTTTTCTCATTTTAAGCGGTTTAAGTCGTTTGAAGAGAAGTCCTATCATCTCTTGGAAACGGTTTTACTAGAGAAGAAGGCAGATCATTTAGCTAAAAATCTAGCTCATGGGGAGAAGAGAAAGCTAGAAATTGCCATGCTGCTTGCTTTAGAATCTGAAATTTTGTTATTTGATGAGCCTACTGCGGGAATGTCTTTGGAAGAAGTTCCGGCTATCCTTGAGGTAATCCAAAAGATTAAGGAAAAGAAGGATCGAACGATTATTCTTATTGAACATAAGATGGACATGGTGCTCGACCTGTCAGATTCCTTAACAGTCCTTTTTAATGGGAAATTACTTGCAGATGGAACACCGGAAGAGATCATGAACAATCATCTGGTGCAAACGGCGTATTTGGGAGGATTGTATGACGACGCTTCTTAA
- a CDS encoding ABC transporter ATP-binding protein, with amino-acid sequence MTTLLKVNQIETYIGQYHILQGVSFEVQQGGVTVLLGRNGAGKTTTLRSIMGLNSISKGNILFKGEEIGALPTYTIAKKGIGYVPEDQSIFGDLTVEENMKVAMQKEDERTLASLEYILELFPDLKTYWKKKGGHLSGGQKQMLAIARAYVNNNELLLIDEPSKGLAPIVVEKVMDSINQIKEKTTVVLVEQNFIMASGVGDTYYIIDDGHTVHSGTMRDLKQNEQLKKQYLGIA; translated from the coding sequence ATGACGACGCTTCTTAAAGTAAATCAAATCGAAACGTATATCGGACAGTATCATATTTTGCAAGGGGTTTCGTTTGAAGTTCAGCAAGGCGGTGTGACCGTACTGCTTGGGCGAAACGGGGCAGGAAAAACAACGACTCTTCGCTCAATTATGGGGTTGAACTCCATTAGCAAAGGAAACATCCTATTTAAAGGTGAGGAAATTGGTGCTCTTCCGACCTACACGATCGCCAAGAAGGGAATCGGATACGTTCCGGAGGATCAGTCCATCTTTGGTGATCTGACCGTGGAAGAAAATATGAAAGTGGCCATGCAAAAAGAAGATGAGAGAACACTAGCCAGTCTTGAGTACATATTAGAGCTTTTTCCGGACTTGAAGACGTACTGGAAGAAGAAAGGCGGTCATTTAAGTGGTGGCCAGAAGCAGATGTTGGCTATTGCGAGAGCGTATGTGAACAATAATGAGCTGCTGCTTATTGATGAACCGAGCAAAGGGCTTGCACCGATTGTGGTTGAGAAGGTGATGGACTCGATCAATCAAATCAAAGAAAAGACGACCGTGGTATTGGTAGAACAAAACTTTATCATGGCCAGTGGAGTTGGCGATACCTACTATATTATTGATGACGGGCACACGGTCCATTCGGGAACGATGAGAGATCTTAAGCAGAACGAACAATTGAAGAAACAATACCTAGGCATCGCCTAG
- a CDS encoding branched-chain amino acid ABC transporter permease, translated as MDLILTLGVNGLATGMLIFLLAAGLTLIFGLMDVLNFAHGGLFAWGAYAGAWFYLISGNFIVGILCGVLIGILLGFMMERFIIRPVYGNHIQQILITMGAMLVLSELLKVFWGPNQHTMPVPSYLDGSWQVGELIIIKYRVFIILVGLLVLIGLEYVMNRTKIGLIVRAGVMNKEMVQALGINIKKVFALVFMFGAGLAALGGVLMGPYSGSINPSIGMENMLLAFIVVVIGGMGSIKGSALAGVLVGLSGAFMAYYFPEGTLAVNVLLMAIVLLIKPSGLFGVKG; from the coding sequence ATGGACTTAATTCTGACCCTTGGTGTCAATGGATTGGCAACCGGGATGTTGATCTTTTTGTTGGCAGCGGGACTTACCCTGATTTTTGGCTTGATGGATGTCTTGAACTTTGCTCATGGTGGATTATTTGCCTGGGGCGCGTATGCGGGAGCGTGGTTTTATCTGATATCAGGCAATTTTATCGTGGGAATCCTCTGCGGCGTTTTGATTGGAATCTTACTTGGCTTTATGATGGAGCGGTTTATTATTAGACCCGTTTACGGCAATCATATTCAACAAATTTTAATCACGATGGGGGCGATGTTAGTTCTCAGCGAGTTGCTCAAAGTATTCTGGGGACCTAACCAGCATACGATGCCTGTACCCTCTTACTTGGATGGGAGCTGGCAAGTTGGCGAGTTGATCATCATTAAGTACCGTGTATTTATCATCCTGGTAGGATTACTCGTTCTTATTGGATTAGAATACGTCATGAATCGTACGAAGATTGGACTAATCGTTCGAGCGGGGGTGATGAATAAGGAAATGGTGCAAGCGCTTGGCATTAATATCAAGAAAGTGTTTGCTCTCGTCTTTATGTTTGGAGCGGGCTTGGCAGCCTTGGGTGGTGTCTTGATGGGGCCTTACTCGGGTTCGATCAACCCATCTATTGGTATGGAAAATATGCTACTGGCCTTTATTGTGGTGGTGATCGGAGGAATGGGGAGCATTAAAGGTTCGGCTTTAGCTGGCGTATTAGTTGGATTATCCGGTGCGTTTATGGCCTACTACTTCCCTGAGGGAACACTGGCTGTGAATGTGCTCTTAATGGCAATCGTGCTATTAATCAAACCATCGGGTTTATTTGGGGTAAAGGGGTGA